CCCCGACCGCGCCCGAGATCGCACCCCAGGCCACGTCGTGCGGGCTCCATTCGCCGCCGATCACGGGCAGCGCGACGAAGAGCAGCACGCATCCCGACAGGGCGGCGACCGCGGTCGCGAGCAGGGCGCTGATGCGCTTCGCGGCGAGCCCGCCGAGGAAGTCTGCGGCGCCGAACACGAGCGCGCCCGTGAGCGAGAACACGGCCGTCAGCATGAGGCCACATCGTATCGGTGCGGATGCCGCGGCGACTGCCGAGAGCCCAATCACGACCGGCTGCAGAACGCCAGACCCCGCCCGGATTTCGCTCATCTGAGCACGGCCGGAACGGGTTGATGCTCGCCTGCGCGATCTCCCGTGAACACGATGTGAAATCGGCCGGATGATTCCCGGCAACCCCTTGGCAGGAGCCAAGCCGAATCATAGGCTGACGCGCAAAGTGGCCCCCGAGCCGGGGGAGTTCGCCTCCCGTAAACCCGAGTGCGAACGTCACATCGAATGACACAGGGGAGCGTCATGCAGGGTGGTCGTACCGTCCAACGCCTTTCCGCCATAGCGGCTACGGCCGCCGGGGCATTGATCGTCGGATTGTTGGGGGCGCCACCCGCGTTCGCCGCGACCGACGGCTCGGGCGTGGTGATCAACGAGGTGTACGCGCGAGGTGGCAGTGCCAACCAGCCGTACCTGAACAAGTTCGTCGAGCTCTACAACCCGACGAACTCGGCCGTCTCGCTCGCGGGCTGGTCGCTGCAGTACCGGTCGGCCACGAGCACCGGCGCCCCGGCGGCATCGGGCGTCGTCGAGCTGAGCAAGTCGATCCCCGCGAAGGGGTACTTCCTCATCGGGCTGAACAGCAACGGCGCCACGGGCGCGGCGCTGCCGACGCCCGACGTGTCGAAGGACGTCGCGCCCAGCGGCACGACCGGGTCGGTGTTCCTCGCGAACGTCGCGACCGCGATCAACCCCGGAACGGGCTCGATCGTCAACGCGGCCAACGTCGTCGACTACGTCGGCTACGGAGCCTCCCTGAACTTCGAGGGCGCGGTCGCCGCATACACCGGCACCAACGCCACCCCGGGCAGCATCTCCCGCACGGGCGGCCTGGACACCGACAACAACGCCGCGGACTTCGCGTTCAGCGCGACGCCCACCCCGCAGAACTCCGGCGCGGTCGTCGACCCCGAGCCCGAGCCCGACCCCGAGCTCGCGACCATCGCCGAGGTGCAGGGCTCGACCGACACGAGCCCGTTCGTCGGCAAGACGGTCACCGTCGAGGGCGTCATCACCGCCGACTACCGCACCGGCGGCTACAACGGCGTGACGATCCAGACCCCCGGCCCCGACACGACGCCCGGCGTCTCCGACGGCGTCTTCGTCTTCGGCATGCCCGCGGTCGGCGCGGTCGGCGACCTCGTGAAGGTCACCGGCGCGGTCAGCGAGTACTTCGGCCTCACCGAGATCACGGCGACGGATGCCGCGAGCGCCGAGGTCGTCACCGCAGGCGTCGGCGTGCCCGACGCCCAGCCGCTGCCCGACTCCACGGTCGGCGGCGTGCGCGAGGCGCTCGAGAGCATGCTCGTCGCACCCACCGGCACCTACCTGCTCTCGAGCACGCACGAGGTCTACAACTACGGCTCGCTGTGGCTCGCCGCGGGCGACTCGCTGCCGGTCAAGGGCACCGAGCTGGTCGACGCCGGCGCCGACGCGAACGCGATCGCCGCCGCCAACCGCGGCCGGCTGCTCGTGCTCGACGACGGCTGGAACGCGACCGTCACCTCCGCGGGGCACCCGGCCGACCAGCCGTACCTCACGAAGGACCAGGTCGTCCGCAACGGCGACCGCGTGATCCTGCCCTCGACGCCCTACGTGCTGAGCTACGGCTTCGACGCCTGGCGCCTGCAGCCGACCGCGCCGATCGACAGCACCAGCCCGGCATCCGCGAAGCCCACGTTCGAGACGCTCAACCCGCGTGTCGAGACCGCACCCGCGGTGGGCGGCGACATCCAGGTCGGCGTCTTCAACGTGCTGAACTACTTCACGACCCTCTCGAGCGAGAACGCCAACGCCCGCGGCGCAGCCACGGCCGAGGAGTTCGCGCTGCAGGAGACGAAGATCGTCAAGGCGATCACCGCACTCGACGCCGAGGTCGTCGCGCTGCAGGAGATCGAGAACTCGTTCAAGCTCGGCGAGGCACGCGACGAGGCGACCGCGACGCTCGTGGCCGCGCTGAACGAGGCCGAGGGTTCAGACGTCTGGGCGTACATCCCGACGCCGGCCTCGCTCACTGCAGCGACGACCGACTACATCCAGAGCGCGATCATCTACCGCACCGACGCCGTCACCCCGAAGGGCGACGCGCAGACCGTGCTGAATGAGGCCGTCTGGGGCAACGCCCGCGAGCCCATCGGGCAGGTCTTCGAACTGCCGAACGGCAACGACTTCTCGGTCGTCGCCAACCACTTCAAGTCGAAGAGCGGCTCCGGCACCCAGCCGGCCGATGGCCAGGGCTTCTTCAACGCCGACCGCGTCGCGCAGGCGGAGTCGCTCCTGACCCTCGCCGACTCGCTCGCCGCCGAGGCGGGCGAGGTGTTCCTGCTCGGCGACTTCAACTCGTACGCCGAGGAGGACCCGATCCAGGTGCTGACGGGCGCCGGGTACACCGACCTGCTCCCCGAACTCACCGACGACCAGTACACGTACACGTTCGACGGCGAGCTCGGCTCGCTCGACCACGCGCTCGGCAACGCCGCGGCCGTGCAGGGCGTGACGGGCATCGGCCGCTGGGCGATCAACTCGCCCGAGTGGAGCGACCGCCAGTACGAGAACGGCTCGCCCGACGACTCGGTCTTCCGCTCGAGCGACCACGACCCCCAGGTCATCGGTCTCGACAGCTCGAAGCTCACCGACGTGGTCGACATCAGCGTGATGACGATCAACGACTTCCACGGTCGCATCGAGCAGGCGGCCCCGTCCGCCGGTGCCGCGGTGCTCGCGGGAGCCGCAGACGCGGTCCGCGCCGAGAACCCGAACACGGTCTTCGCCGCGGCGGGCGACCTCATCGGCGCCTCGACGTTCACGTCCTTCATCCAGAAGGACTCGCCGACGATCGCCGCCCTCAACGCGGCCGGACTCGACGTGAGCGCAGCGGGCAACCACGAGTTCGACCAGGGATGGAAGGACCTCCGGGACCGCGTGCAGGGCGAGGCGGACTTCGAGTACATCAGCTCGAACGTGTTCCTCAAGGGCACGAACGAGACGGCGCTCGCGCCGTACTACACGCAGACCTTCGAGGGCGTCACGGTGGGCTTCATCGGCGCCGTCACCGAAGAGCTGCACTCGCTCGTCAGCCCCGCGGGCATCGCCGACCTCGACGTTCGCCCGATCGTCGAGTCGGTGAACGCGCAGGCCGCGAACCTCACCGACGGCGATGCCGCCAACGGCGAGGCCGACGTGCTCATCCTGCTCGTGCACGAGGGGGCGACGACCGCCGCCAAGGCGAGCGTCACCGACAGCTCCGTGTTCGGCAAGATCGTGGCCGGAGTCGACCCCGAGGTCGACGCGATCGTCTCGGCGCACACGCACCTCCCGTACAACCACGTCGTCGACGGCCGCCCGGTCGTCTCGGCCGGCCAGTACGGCGAGCAGTTCGGCCTCATGAAGCTCGAGGTCGACGGCAAGACGAAGGAGCTCGTCTCGATCACCAATGAGCTGAAGCCGCTCATGACGGTCGCGACGACGAACCCGCCGGTGCCCGCCAAGGCGCTCTACCCGGCCGACCCCGAGGTCGCGGCGATCGTCGCCGATGCCAAGGCGAAGGCCGACGTGCTCGGTGCGGTCAAGGTCGGCGACATCACCGCCGACTTCAACCGCGGCCAGATGCCGGGCACGGATGCGAACGGCAACCCCGTCACCGTCGAGGCGCGCGGCGCCGAGTCGACCATCGGCAACTTCGTCGCCGACGTGCAGCTCTGGGCGGCCAAGCAGGACGGCGCGGCCGACATCGCGTTCATGAACCCGGGCGGCATGCGCACCGACCTGAAGTTCAAGAGCACCGGTGCCGCCGATCCCGACGGCAACGTCACCTACCGCGAGGCGGCCAACGTGCAGCCGTTCGCGAACACCCTCTTCACCCAGACGCTCACGGGCGCCCAGGTCAAGCAGGTGCTCGAGGAGCAGTGGCAGCCGGCCGGCGCATCGCGTCCGTTCCTGAAGCTCGGCGTCAACGCCGGACTCGAGGTCATCTACGACCCGACGGCTGCGGCCGGATCCCGGGTGACCCACGTCTCGCTCAACGGCGTCGAACTCGACCCGGCGGCGAACTACAAGGTCGTGGCGAACTCCTTCCTCGCGGCCGGCGGTGACAACTTCTTCACCCTCGGCAAGGGCACGGGCCGCGCCGACACCGGCAAGGTCGACCTGCAGGCGATGGTGGACTGGTTCACCGCGAACAAGACGGCGACGCCCGACCTGGCGCAGCGCTCGGTGGGCCTCGTGCTGCCGGCGCCCGCCAACGGCACCGCCTACGTGCCCGGCGAGACGCTGAACCTCGCGCTGAGCTCGCTCGACTTCAGCACCACCGAGGTCGCCGCGGGCCAGGTCACCGTCTCGATCGGCGGCATCGCCGTCGGCACCGCGCCGGTCGACCGCACGCCGGTCGCCGCGACCGACGAGGGAGGCCGCGCCTCGCTCGCCGTCACGGTGCCGGAGGGCGTCAGCGGCGCGACCTCGCTCGAGATCGCGGTGGCCTCCACCAAGACGAGCGTGAGCGTGCCGATCACCGTCGAGGTGCCCGAGCCGCAGGCTCCGGTCACGACGATCACGGTCGGCGCGCCGAGCTCGCTGCTCGTGCGTGCCGGCAGCTCGGTGACCTACAAGGCGCAGGTCTACGCGCTCGACGGGTCGAAGCCGGTCGGCACCGTCTCGGTGTTCGACGGGTCGAAGCTCCTCGCCACGGTCGAGCTCACGGCAGCCCAGAACGGTCGCGTCAGCGTGACCGTGCCGAAGCTGTCGCGCGGCGTGCACCTGCTGCGCGCCACGTTCGACGGCGCCGAGCCGTACACCGACTCGCGCATGTTCCAGATCCCAGTCCTGGCCTGGTGATCCGACGGAGGGCGGCGGGCCTCGTGCCCGCCGCCCTTCGGCGCGCCCGGGCTCGTCCTGACGCGCTCGGCGCCCGCCCCCGCGCCGGGCCTCGTCTAGGCTGGTGCGCATGACCTCGAGGTGGGCCCGCGTCGCGCGCGGCGGCGTGATCGCCGCCTTCGCGACCTTCGTGGCCGCCCTCTCGCACACGGTCGGCGGCGGCTCGGCACCCGGAGCCCTGGCGATCGCCCTCTCGTTCGCGTTCTCGGCGCTGCTCTGCATCGCGGTCGTCGGCGCACGCCTCTCGCCCGCGCGCACGATCATCGCGGTCTCGATCACCCAGTTCGCCCTGCACGCGCTGTACTCGGTGCACGGGGCGTCGGGCGCGAACACGGCGGCCGGCACCGCTGCCGCCCACACGGCCGGTGCGCACCACCACACCGCCTTCGCGCTGCCGCTCGGCGCGGCATCCGCCTCACCGTTCTCCTACGACCTCTCGATGCTCGTGACCCACGTGGTCGCCGTCGCCGTCACGGTGCTCGCGATCCGTCGGGGCGACGCCGCCCTTCGCGCCGCGCTCGGTGCGGCCTCGCTCGTCGTGGCATCGGTGCTCCCGTCGATGCCCGTGCTCGAGGTGCGCGCACCGAAGGCCGCGATGGCTCGCGCCCGTGGCCGATTCGCCGCGCCGCGCGCGCTCGTCGGCCTGCTCCACCTCTCCTCGATGCGGCACCGCGGGCCGCCGCAGGGATTCGCCGCAGCCTGACGTCCCGACGTCCGGCCGCAACGCCCGAACCGAGTCGCACGATGCCTCCGCATCTGCTCGGTCGACGGCTCCGAATCACCTGTATCGCGCTGCGCCGAACATCGGCGTCGGCGCACCCCACGAAGAGGAAACCCCTGTCATGACCTTCCGTACCGCCGCCATCACCACGTCCGCCCTCGTCGGAGGCGCCCTGCTCGCGCTCGGCGCGCCCCTCGCCGCGAGCGCCCACGTCACCGTGACCCCCAGCGACACCGCCGCGGGCAGCTACAGCGTGCTGACCTTCTCGGTCGGGCACGGCTGCGAGGGATCGCCGACGACGACCCTCACCGTCGACATCCCCGACGAGATCCAGTCGGTCACGCCCACCGTCAACCCGAACTGGACGATCGAGAAGGTCGCCGACGGCGAGCGCACGAGCCAGGTCGTCTACACGGCGGTCACGCCCCTCGTCGACGGCTACCGCGACACCATCGCCCTGCAGATGCCGCTGCCCGAGGACGGCGCGGGCACGACGCTCGAGTTCCCGGTGCTGCAGACCTGCGAGACCGGTGAGACGAACTGGAACCAGCCCGTCGTCTCGGGCGAGGAAGAGCCCGAGCACCCCGCGCCGAGCATCACGGTGACCGAGGCGGTCGCGGGCGGCCACCACGGCGGCTCGACCGACGAGGCGGCCGAGGGCGACGAGCACGAGGCGGATGCCGCGGCAGACGCGGATTCGAGCGACACCGTCGCCCGGGTGCTCGGCATCGGCGGCCTCGCGGTCGGCGTCGTCGGCATCGTGCTCGCGCTCGCGGCACGTCGCACCCGCAAGGACGCGTGATGCCGGCCCGGCGCCGCGCACGCGGCGCGCTCGGGGCAGCACTGCTCGTCGCGGCATCCGCTCTGCTCGTCGCGGTGCCGGCGATGTCGGCATCGGCGCACAACTCCGTCGTCTCCACGACCCCGGCCAAGGGCGAGGTCGTGACCGAGCAGCCCGGAAACGTCTCGTTGACGACGAACGATGCACTGCTCGATCTCGGCACGGGCGCCGCGCTGCTCGTGCAGGGGCCCGACGGGCTCTACTACGGCGACGGGTGCGCCGTGATCGACGGTGCGACGGCCTCGGCCGCCGCCGACCTCGGCGAGGCCGGCACGTACACCGTGATCTGGCAGGTCGTCTCGACCGACGGCCACCCGATCTCGGGGGAGTGGACGTTCGACTGGCAGCCCGCCGAGGGCGCCGAGCTCGGCACCGGAACCGACGCCCCCGCCTGCGGCGGCGACGCGACCGGCGCGGCCGAGCCCGGCGCTGGTTCGTCGGGGTCGGACGACGCGTCCGATGCGGCCGACGACGGGGCGGATGCCGCGGCATCCGGTTCGACCGACCTGCTCTGGCTCGGGGCGGGCGTGCTCGTGGCCGTCGTCGCCGGCGTCGCGACCTGGCTCGTGGTGCGACGCAGGGACTGAGGCCGGGCGATCCGGCCGATGGCCTCGTCGCCGACCTGAGGATGGATCGGCTCACCCGTCGGGGGTGCTCGTTACACTCGACGGGTGAGCCGGAACCCCGAACCTGACCCCTACGACGGCGTGCCCTGGCCGCTCGACGAGTTCGCCCCTCCGGCCGACGAGTGGGCGCCGCCCGCCGATGACGGCTGGGTTCCGCCCGAAGACGACGGCTTCCGCGGCGCACCTCGATCGGCTGCCGCGTCGACACGCGCGTCGACGCCTGCCCGGCTCGCCCCGATCGACCCGCAGTCGGTGCGGGCCGCGCCCGCCCGGTTCGACAGCGCACACGAGGCGTTGCACACGGTCTTCGGGTACGACAGCTTCCGCGGCGAGCAGGCCGAGATCATCGCGCAGGTCGCCGGCGGCGGCGACGCGGTCGTGCTCATGCCCACGGGCGGCGGCAAGAGCCTCTGCTACCAGATCCCGTCGCTGCTTCGCGAGGGCACGGGCATCGTCGTCTCCCCGCTCATCGCGCTCATGCACGACCAGGTCGACGCGCTGCAGCGCAACGGCGTGCGCGCCGCCTACCTGAACTCCAGCCAGCAGTCCTTCGAACGTGCCGAGGTCGAGCGGGCGTATCTCGCGGGTGAGCTCGACCTGCTCTACATCGCGCCCGAGCGCCTGAGCTCCGAGCCGGTCAAGCGGTTCCTGCAGCAGGGCACGGTCGCGCTGTTCGCGATCGACGA
This genomic interval from Agromyces sp. Leaf222 contains the following:
- a CDS encoding ExeM/NucH family extracellular endonuclease translates to MGAPPAFAATDGSGVVINEVYARGGSANQPYLNKFVELYNPTNSAVSLAGWSLQYRSATSTGAPAASGVVELSKSIPAKGYFLIGLNSNGATGAALPTPDVSKDVAPSGTTGSVFLANVATAINPGTGSIVNAANVVDYVGYGASLNFEGAVAAYTGTNATPGSISRTGGLDTDNNAADFAFSATPTPQNSGAVVDPEPEPDPELATIAEVQGSTDTSPFVGKTVTVEGVITADYRTGGYNGVTIQTPGPDTTPGVSDGVFVFGMPAVGAVGDLVKVTGAVSEYFGLTEITATDAASAEVVTAGVGVPDAQPLPDSTVGGVREALESMLVAPTGTYLLSSTHEVYNYGSLWLAAGDSLPVKGTELVDAGADANAIAAANRGRLLVLDDGWNATVTSAGHPADQPYLTKDQVVRNGDRVILPSTPYVLSYGFDAWRLQPTAPIDSTSPASAKPTFETLNPRVETAPAVGGDIQVGVFNVLNYFTTLSSENANARGAATAEEFALQETKIVKAITALDAEVVALQEIENSFKLGEARDEATATLVAALNEAEGSDVWAYIPTPASLTAATTDYIQSAIIYRTDAVTPKGDAQTVLNEAVWGNAREPIGQVFELPNGNDFSVVANHFKSKSGSGTQPADGQGFFNADRVAQAESLLTLADSLAAEAGEVFLLGDFNSYAEEDPIQVLTGAGYTDLLPELTDDQYTYTFDGELGSLDHALGNAAAVQGVTGIGRWAINSPEWSDRQYENGSPDDSVFRSSDHDPQVIGLDSSKLTDVVDISVMTINDFHGRIEQAAPSAGAAVLAGAADAVRAENPNTVFAAAGDLIGASTFTSFIQKDSPTIAALNAAGLDVSAAGNHEFDQGWKDLRDRVQGEADFEYISSNVFLKGTNETALAPYYTQTFEGVTVGFIGAVTEELHSLVSPAGIADLDVRPIVESVNAQAANLTDGDAANGEADVLILLVHEGATTAAKASVTDSSVFGKIVAGVDPEVDAIVSAHTHLPYNHVVDGRPVVSAGQYGEQFGLMKLEVDGKTKELVSITNELKPLMTVATTNPPVPAKALYPADPEVAAIVADAKAKADVLGAVKVGDITADFNRGQMPGTDANGNPVTVEARGAESTIGNFVADVQLWAAKQDGAADIAFMNPGGMRTDLKFKSTGAADPDGNVTYREAANVQPFANTLFTQTLTGAQVKQVLEEQWQPAGASRPFLKLGVNAGLEVIYDPTAAAGSRVTHVSLNGVELDPAANYKVVANSFLAAGGDNFFTLGKGTGRADTGKVDLQAMVDWFTANKTATPDLAQRSVGLVLPAPANGTAYVPGETLNLALSSLDFSTTEVAAGQVTVSIGGIAVGTAPVDRTPVAATDEGGRASLAVTVPEGVSGATSLEIAVASTKTSVSVPITVEVPEPQAPVTTITVGAPSSLLVRAGSSVTYKAQVYALDGSKPVGTVSVFDGSKLLATVELTAAQNGRVSVTVPKLSRGVHLLRATFDGAEPYTDSRMFQIPVLAW
- a CDS encoding YcnI family protein; the protein is MTFRTAAITTSALVGGALLALGAPLAASAHVTVTPSDTAAGSYSVLTFSVGHGCEGSPTTTLTVDIPDEIQSVTPTVNPNWTIEKVADGERTSQVVYTAVTPLVDGYRDTIALQMPLPEDGAGTTLEFPVLQTCETGETNWNQPVVSGEEEPEHPAPSITVTEAVAGGHHGGSTDEAAEGDEHEADAAADADSSDTVARVLGIGGLAVGVVGIVLALAARRTRKDA
- a CDS encoding copper resistance CopC family protein — its product is MPARRRARGALGAALLVAASALLVAVPAMSASAHNSVVSTTPAKGEVVTEQPGNVSLTTNDALLDLGTGAALLVQGPDGLYYGDGCAVIDGATASAAADLGEAGTYTVIWQVVSTDGHPISGEWTFDWQPAEGAELGTGTDAPACGGDATGAAEPGAGSSGSDDASDAADDGADAAASGSTDLLWLGAGVLVAVVAGVATWLVVRRRD